A stretch of the Arachis stenosperma cultivar V10309 chromosome 6, arast.V10309.gnm1.PFL2, whole genome shotgun sequence genome encodes the following:
- the LOC130934307 gene encoding early nodule-specific protein 2-like yields MNSHPSSFEFGSNCVEGNVNLKDNMHQGWNNQGWEEPQAYGQPSWQQPPPVSYRYNSNSNAYQSNRRGSSCCTCRQPPPHAYGPSHQHDPQPYSQTPFNQIPSHDSYPSYDQSPIPHPYDQYEQEPLEPPQSYHDYYQEPPQYTPPPYFEQEEPPFYDESFLQNDEPSYPPQA; encoded by the coding sequence atgaattctcacccttcTAGCTTTGAGTTTGGATCAAATTGTGTTGAAGGGAATGTGAACCTCAAGgacaacatgcatcaaggatggaacaatcaagGTTGGGAAGAGCCACAAGCTTATGgacaaccttcttggcaacaaccccctccGGTCTCATATAGGTATAACTCCAATTCTAATGCATACCAATCTAATAGGCGTGGTAGTTCCTGTTGTACGTGTCGCCAACCTCCACCACATGCCTATGGACCATCTCATCAACATGATCCCCAACCATACTCACAAACCCCTTTTAACCAAATACCTTCCCATGATtcatatccatcatatgaccaatcaCCCATACCACATCCTTATGACCaatatgagcaagaacctttagaaccaccacaatcTTATCATGATTattaccaagaaccacctcaatacacaccaccaccaTATTTTGAACAGGAAGAACCACCTTTCTACGATGAATCCTttctccaaaatgatgaaccttcctATCCACCCCAGGCCTAA